A single Endozoicomonas sp. NE40 DNA region contains:
- the smc gene encoding chromosome segregation protein SMC, which produces MRLKSIKLAGFKSFVDPTVVHFPSNMSGVVGPNGCGKSNIIDAVRWVMGESSAKHLRGESMTDVIFKGSNSRKPSAKASVELVFDNNEGRVTGEYAAFSEISVKRLLTSEAKNFYYLNGTKCRRRDVMDIFLGTGLGPRSYAIISQGIVSNLVESKPEELRVFIEEAAGISKYKERRRETENRIRRTNENLERLTDLREELGRRLGHLQRQAQAAEKYKEFKGEERLKKAQLQALRWKTIDEGAKSQEHVISELEVQLEAAVSQQRAADARSEEDRAAQMELSDHFHETQARFYGTGNEVTRIEQTLRHREERAKELSHDLEQLEHSWQEAREQMADDQEQLELLEAEKLEIEPELEMLLEQEAGSGDALAQVEEEMHRLQQEWDQFNQRSHEPRRTAEVEQSRIQHAEQVIQRLSERDQRLKGELDGLGGGEDQEEMELLAERLTELEMTRETQELRQEDTLTEIEQNRTTVDELLEQRDRSRSELSTLRGRHASLEALQQAAMGQDTGVLVWMEEHGLQNRPRLAEKLQVDSGWELAMETVLGDSLQALCVDGFDPVTRFLGNLEQGSAILLDSSQTVTPQADKSGLVALASKVVAGSEALPLLAGIFTCESLDKALGLRASLESHESIITPEGIWLSRSWLRVNRSADNSSGVLERQQELEELTIRLEQLEQSLEQLGEDLQTRREQGDVLENRRKEIQQQLSDLNRQQGEVRADLQGRKVRLEQFSERRRRLEQELTDCREQQLLEQERINESRLKLQEALDIMEYDSSHKDELLEKRERCREKLEDVRQRSRHDKERSHQLALRQQGINSQVMSLRAAIERLSQQSTKLRERRELLQASLSESHSPEGELQEQLEELLTRRLEEEEAMQTARSELEKVEQRLQQYEKERQAAEQKAQTARSRLEKLRMDWQGMQVRRTTLAEQLKEDQFDLQTVLANMPEEASEQSWEYELERLQARIERLGAINLAAIEEYETQSERKNYLDAQNEDLESALETLENAIRKIDRETRQRFKSTFDKVNSGLQDLFPRVFGGGRAYLELTGEDLLDTGVAIMAQPPGKKNSTIHLLSGGEKALTAIALVFAIFQLNPSPFCMLDEVDAPLDDANVGRYAKMVSEMSDKVQFIYITHNKIAMQAANQLVGVTMQEPGVSRPVSVDIEEAAAMAAM; this is translated from the coding sequence ATGCGTCTAAAATCGATCAAACTGGCCGGTTTCAAATCATTTGTGGACCCAACCGTGGTTCATTTCCCCTCCAATATGAGTGGTGTGGTCGGGCCTAACGGGTGCGGTAAGTCTAATATTATCGACGCTGTGCGCTGGGTAATGGGTGAGTCTTCCGCCAAGCACCTGCGTGGCGAGTCCATGACCGACGTTATTTTCAAGGGGTCAAACAGTCGCAAACCGTCTGCCAAAGCGTCGGTTGAGCTGGTCTTTGACAACAACGAGGGCCGGGTGACCGGAGAATACGCGGCATTCAGCGAAATCTCCGTGAAGCGTCTGCTCACCTCTGAGGCCAAGAATTTCTACTATCTCAACGGTACCAAATGTCGCCGCCGGGATGTGATGGATATTTTTCTGGGTACCGGTCTGGGACCTCGCAGCTATGCCATCATCAGCCAGGGGATAGTGTCCAACCTGGTGGAATCCAAGCCGGAAGAACTGCGTGTCTTTATTGAAGAAGCTGCTGGCATCTCCAAATACAAAGAGCGCAGGCGGGAAACCGAAAACCGCATTCGCCGTACCAATGAAAACCTTGAACGTCTGACCGACCTGCGTGAAGAGTTGGGTCGGCGCCTCGGCCATTTGCAGCGTCAGGCGCAGGCTGCGGAAAAATATAAAGAGTTCAAAGGCGAAGAGCGTTTGAAAAAGGCGCAGTTACAGGCGTTGCGCTGGAAAACCATTGATGAAGGCGCGAAATCTCAGGAACACGTTATCAGTGAACTGGAAGTTCAGCTGGAAGCGGCTGTCAGTCAGCAGCGCGCAGCAGACGCCCGTTCCGAGGAAGACCGTGCCGCACAGATGGAACTGAGCGATCACTTCCACGAAACTCAGGCCAGGTTCTATGGTACCGGCAACGAAGTTACCCGCATCGAACAGACCCTTCGCCACCGTGAAGAACGGGCAAAAGAGCTGAGCCACGATCTTGAACAGCTGGAACACAGCTGGCAGGAAGCCCGAGAGCAGATGGCAGACGATCAGGAACAGCTGGAACTGCTCGAAGCTGAAAAACTGGAGATTGAGCCTGAACTGGAAATGCTGCTGGAGCAGGAAGCCGGATCCGGTGACGCTCTGGCTCAGGTGGAAGAAGAGATGCACCGCCTGCAGCAGGAATGGGACCAGTTTAACCAGCGCTCTCATGAACCCCGTCGTACGGCAGAAGTGGAACAGTCCCGCATTCAACACGCTGAACAGGTGATTCAGCGTCTGTCCGAGCGTGACCAGCGCCTGAAAGGCGAGCTGGATGGCCTTGGCGGTGGTGAAGACCAGGAAGAGATGGAGCTGCTGGCTGAGCGTCTGACCGAACTGGAAATGACCCGTGAGACTCAGGAGCTGCGTCAGGAAGATACCCTGACCGAAATCGAACAGAATCGTACGACAGTGGATGAACTGCTGGAGCAGCGTGATCGCAGCCGTTCAGAACTCAGCACTTTGCGTGGTCGCCATGCCTCTCTGGAAGCCTTGCAACAGGCTGCCATGGGGCAGGATACCGGCGTGCTGGTATGGATGGAAGAACATGGATTGCAGAACCGCCCCAGGCTGGCAGAAAAACTGCAGGTAGACAGTGGCTGGGAACTGGCCATGGAAACGGTTCTGGGCGACAGTTTGCAGGCATTATGTGTCGATGGTTTTGATCCGGTCACCCGTTTTCTCGGTAATCTGGAACAGGGTTCAGCCATATTGCTGGATTCCAGCCAGACCGTAACACCGCAGGCGGATAAATCGGGTCTGGTGGCTCTGGCCAGTAAAGTGGTGGCTGGTAGTGAGGCCCTGCCTTTGCTGGCGGGTATTTTTACCTGTGAATCACTGGACAAAGCGTTAGGGCTGCGTGCGTCACTGGAATCCCATGAATCGATCATTACCCCGGAAGGTATCTGGCTGTCCCGCAGCTGGCTGCGGGTTAATCGCAGTGCCGATAACAGCTCTGGTGTGCTGGAACGTCAGCAGGAGCTGGAAGAGCTGACCATCAGGCTGGAACAGCTGGAGCAGTCGCTCGAACAGTTGGGTGAAGATCTGCAGACCCGCAGGGAGCAGGGCGATGTTCTGGAAAATCGTCGTAAGGAAATTCAACAGCAGTTGTCCGACCTGAACCGTCAGCAGGGTGAAGTGCGGGCAGACCTTCAGGGGCGTAAAGTTCGGCTGGAACAGTTCTCCGAGCGACGCAGGCGTCTTGAGCAGGAGCTGACGGACTGTCGTGAACAGCAACTGCTTGAGCAGGAGCGTATCAACGAATCCCGCCTGAAACTGCAGGAAGCCCTGGACATTATGGAGTACGACAGCAGTCATAAAGACGAACTGCTGGAAAAACGGGAACGTTGTCGTGAAAAACTGGAAGACGTCCGGCAGCGCTCCCGTCACGATAAAGAGCGTTCTCATCAGTTGGCACTGAGGCAGCAGGGTATCAACAGTCAGGTCATGTCGCTGCGGGCAGCGATTGAACGGCTGAGCCAGCAATCCACTAAACTGCGTGAACGCAGAGAATTGTTACAGGCTTCCCTGAGCGAATCTCACTCGCCTGAAGGTGAGCTGCAGGAGCAGCTGGAAGAATTGCTGACCCGTCGTCTGGAAGAAGAAGAAGCCATGCAGACGGCCCGCAGTGAACTGGAAAAGGTTGAACAGCGTCTGCAACAATACGAGAAAGAGCGTCAGGCTGCCGAGCAGAAAGCACAGACTGCCCGTTCCCGTCTGGAAAAACTGCGCATGGACTGGCAGGGCATGCAGGTACGCCGGACGACGCTGGCTGAACAGCTGAAAGAAGACCAGTTTGATCTGCAGACGGTACTGGCCAATATGCCGGAAGAGGCGTCAGAGCAGAGCTGGGAGTACGAACTGGAACGTTTGCAGGCAAGAATTGAACGACTTGGGGCGATCAACCTGGCAGCGATTGAAGAGTATGAAACGCAGTCTGAACGTAAAAACTATCTGGACGCCCAGAACGAAGATCTGGAATCTGCGCTGGAAACGTTAGAGAATGCTATCAGGAAAATTGACCGGGAAACCCGGCAACGTTTCAAGAGTACCTTTGATAAGGTAAATTCAGGTCTGCAGGACCTGTTTCCCAGAGTGTTTGGCGGAGGCCGGGCTTATCTGGAACTGACGGGCGAAGATCTGCTGGATACCGGTGTGGCGATCATGGCGCAGCCACCCGGTAAAAAGAACAGTACTATCCACCTGTTATCCGGCGGGGAAAAGGCACTGACTGCCATTGCGCTGGTTTTTGCCATCTTCCAGTTGAATCCATCGCCGTTCTGTATGCTGGACGAGGTGGACGCGCCGCTGGATGACGCTAACGTTGGCCGCTATGCAAAAATGGTGTCGGAGATGAGTGACAAGGTACAGTTCATCTACATCACCCACAACAAGATTGCAATGCAGGCGGCTAATCAGCTGGTGGGGGTTACCATGCAGGAGCCTGGTGTTTCCCGGCCGGTGTCTGTGGATATTGAAGAAGCAGCTGCTATGGCTGCAATGTAG
- a CDS encoding DUF2147 domain-containing protein: protein MLKKLLPATLFCLSLHASANGDSANNDSANNDSANSYVGQWHTVNENTNEVESLVSIYMEDNQLKGRIEQIADPASRGKLCEQCKGEFKDQKIEGMTFIWGLTRDGDKYDDGKILDPASGKIYSASLSLTEGGERLKVRGYLGFALIGRTQVWLRAK, encoded by the coding sequence ATGCTGAAAAAACTGCTGCCAGCCACCCTCTTTTGTTTATCGCTACATGCTTCTGCCAATGGCGACTCTGCCAATAACGACTCTGCCAATAACGACTCTGCCAATAGCTATGTGGGTCAATGGCATACCGTGAATGAAAATACCAATGAGGTCGAAAGCCTTGTTTCCATTTACATGGAAGACAATCAGCTCAAAGGACGAATTGAACAGATTGCCGATCCGGCATCCAGGGGCAAATTGTGTGAGCAGTGCAAGGGTGAGTTCAAAGATCAGAAAATAGAAGGAATGACCTTTATCTGGGGATTAACCAGGGATGGCGATAAATACGACGATGGTAAAATTCTTGACCCTGCTTCCGGGAAAATCTACAGCGCGAGCCTGTCGTTGACAGAGGGTGGAGAAAGATTAAAAGTCAGGGGTTACCTTGGATTTGCCCTTATTGGGCGGACTCAGGTCTGGTTACGGGCAAAGTAG
- a CDS encoding autotransporter outer membrane beta-barrel domain-containing protein has translation MKNPKAEPGKEEYVVPEVIRLKGFDLRTRELAVAFGLRIVEGVKPELYDSSNPVSDRAVVLASKLGTVELDGFKNSLESRLPDVSFANPDNPASKEPYGTYVVAEGSDVYQLSVGGKKSIDAFIVEKSKFRANGSVSASKVLIKDADIRIAHEAGSIATQNLVVEGSSKISLVDEDTDEKKKSLTTILGANLTKDSVDTFKIGKGSEVWANVKDYEEGTVGGTLISNKIGSPAKQINKLDLKQGAFLGIYSIDGKAIYGSEKLDMLIGNGVTVIHNVKGFNKIVLDGGLLEGDLTGSQPNVGGKKNPFEGSVEMKSGTYQGGKVTKVESITISGPVRLMPGVVTELKKMNDDGTVQSTKAKSIDMHSDIAVTNAAIVEISKAGDLKKGESHVNVKGSMTFQKGSGLAVVVDDMTADRVGLNTAYLNIKEDGSGKGTLKLEGDNRVHIRPRNLMEPGAYEATKQLYKAAKDGSAAPIPMTIVSFKTTDGTFEEPVSEYPLLNVASIKKGSPGYDDKSYKVSLTFNKDPRGTFRSMWNMSHNDAEVASAALLSSLEAGGEAGKAMFNAIQESGYQKIAREHKWEPHAGMGMAAVTVTQKTNQSISRHLNRHRIGIATGDMFESRGFWGEYFFSEGEMDDTRDVCGFENTVNGINLGFDALLNNQLTAGFAFTYGDVKTKTNKLGQEASGDTYMATVYTGWTMDDYFFDTMWTYGRGSLDMKRKTSQGNYKSDTRSETLAIRLVGGYNYQVNQWLIQPQVEFNYAKVKFDDFREKPRDGEFAQSVKMNDFEVMELGAGFKLIAEYDVSNGMLRPEFTLMGYHDFKDKKPEVRGIFLTGHEAYHVIGKNRNHNRVLSGVGLKYEMNNDLTLGLNYGYNWQGDYTAHGVVVSVRYDF, from the coding sequence ATGAAAAACCCCAAGGCGGAGCCTGGTAAGGAAGAATATGTTGTTCCTGAGGTAATCAGGCTTAAAGGCTTTGACTTGCGTACTCGTGAACTTGCTGTAGCCTTTGGGCTGCGCATTGTTGAGGGAGTTAAACCTGAATTGTATGATTCTTCTAACCCTGTTTCAGACAGGGCTGTGGTACTTGCCTCAAAATTAGGGACGGTAGAGTTGGATGGTTTTAAAAACAGTCTGGAATCCCGACTGCCAGATGTGAGCTTTGCTAATCCTGATAATCCTGCGTCAAAAGAACCTTATGGTACTTATGTTGTCGCTGAAGGCTCCGATGTTTATCAGTTATCAGTCGGTGGTAAAAAATCGATAGATGCTTTTATCGTCGAGAAGTCTAAATTCCGGGCAAATGGTAGCGTATCTGCGTCTAAGGTGTTGATCAAGGACGCTGACATCCGTATAGCTCATGAGGCAGGTTCTATTGCAACTCAGAATCTGGTTGTGGAAGGTTCATCAAAGATTTCTTTGGTTGATGAGGATACTGATGAAAAGAAAAAGAGCTTAACGACCATTCTTGGCGCAAATCTGACGAAAGATTCGGTAGACACCTTCAAAATAGGCAAGGGTTCTGAAGTCTGGGCTAACGTTAAGGACTACGAAGAAGGAACCGTTGGCGGTACTTTGATTTCCAATAAGATTGGTTCACCAGCAAAACAAATCAATAAACTCGATTTAAAGCAAGGTGCTTTTCTTGGCATATATAGCATTGATGGTAAAGCTATATATGGTAGTGAAAAGCTTGATATGTTGATTGGTAACGGTGTGACCGTTATTCATAATGTTAAAGGCTTTAATAAAATTGTTCTTGATGGTGGCTTGCTGGAAGGTGATTTGACTGGTTCTCAGCCGAATGTTGGAGGTAAAAAAAATCCCTTTGAAGGTTCTGTCGAAATGAAGTCAGGTACTTATCAGGGTGGTAAAGTGACAAAAGTGGAGTCCATTACTATTTCTGGCCCGGTTCGTTTGATGCCTGGTGTTGTCACCGAACTGAAAAAAATGAATGATGACGGTACTGTTCAGAGTACAAAAGCTAAGTCAATTGATATGCACAGTGATATCGCTGTTACAAATGCTGCTATTGTTGAAATCTCAAAAGCTGGTGATTTGAAAAAAGGTGAGTCACACGTAAATGTAAAAGGTAGTATGACTTTCCAGAAAGGTAGTGGTTTGGCTGTCGTCGTTGATGATATGACAGCTGACAGGGTTGGTTTGAATACTGCCTACTTGAATATTAAAGAGGACGGTTCAGGTAAAGGCACACTTAAACTTGAAGGTGACAACAGGGTTCATATTCGTCCCCGGAACTTAATGGAACCCGGTGCTTATGAGGCAACGAAACAGTTGTACAAAGCGGCTAAAGATGGTTCAGCAGCTCCCATTCCTATGACGATTGTCAGCTTTAAGACTACTGACGGGACGTTTGAGGAGCCTGTCAGCGAATACCCATTGCTGAATGTGGCTTCGATTAAAAAGGGTTCCCCCGGTTACGATGATAAATCCTATAAAGTCAGTTTGACATTCAACAAAGATCCACGAGGCACTTTCCGTTCCATGTGGAATATGAGCCACAATGATGCTGAAGTCGCGTCTGCCGCTTTGCTGTCTTCTCTGGAGGCCGGTGGTGAAGCCGGTAAGGCGATGTTTAATGCTATTCAGGAAAGCGGTTACCAGAAAATAGCCAGAGAGCACAAGTGGGAACCCCATGCAGGCATGGGAATGGCTGCGGTGACGGTGACTCAGAAAACGAATCAGTCCATCAGCCGTCATCTGAACAGGCACCGTATCGGAATTGCGACGGGCGATATGTTTGAGTCACGGGGTTTCTGGGGTGAATATTTCTTCAGTGAAGGTGAAATGGATGATACCCGTGATGTCTGTGGATTCGAGAATACAGTGAATGGTATTAACCTTGGTTTTGATGCCTTGCTGAACAACCAACTGACCGCTGGTTTTGCCTTTACATACGGTGATGTAAAAACTAAAACCAATAAGCTTGGCCAGGAAGCCAGTGGCGATACTTATATGGCTACTGTCTATACAGGCTGGACCATGGATGATTACTTCTTCGATACCATGTGGACCTATGGACGCGGCAGTCTCGACATGAAACGGAAGACCAGCCAGGGTAACTACAAGTCTGATACCAGGAGTGAGACTCTGGCGATTCGCCTGGTCGGTGGTTACAACTACCAGGTCAACCAGTGGCTGATTCAACCCCAGGTAGAGTTTAACTATGCAAAAGTTAAGTTCGATGACTTCAGGGAAAAGCCACGGGACGGAGAGTTTGCGCAGTCTGTGAAAATGAACGACTTTGAAGTGATGGAGCTGGGCGCAGGTTTCAAACTAATAGCTGAATATGACGTTTCTAACGGCATGCTCAGGCCTGAGTTCACTCTGATGGGTTATCACGACTTTAAAGATAAGAAGCCTGAAGTGCGGGGTATCTTCCTGACTGGTCACGAAGCTTATCATGTCATTGGTAAAAACCGTAACCATAATCGTGTTCTGTCAGGTGTTGGCCTGAAATATGAAATGAACAACGACCTGACCCTGGGCCTGAACTACGGTTACAACTGGCAGGGTGACTACACCGCCCATGGCGTTGTAGTCAGCGTTCGTTACGACTTCTGA
- a CDS encoding IS256 family transposase, protein MSVDIDPELVEKLASQIKTQDDLAELSRQLLKVSVERVMAAELEDHLGYSKHAPEGQNSGNSRNGYSKKTLKGDFGEVEVKTPRDRNGEFSPQLIAKGKTRINKLDQQILALYSRGMTTRDIADALEEMYGADVSHNLISKVTEAVQEEVQNWQNRPLESLYPIVYLDGIVVKVHQDKRVVRKTVYVALGVDIEGQKELLGLWIAETEGAKFWLSVLTELQSRGLEDIFIACVDGLSGFPEAINTVYPKAQIQLCIVHQVRNSLKYVSYKDRKAVSTDLKKIYQSATVDEAERELSAFEVTWDDKFPSIGKSWRNNWDNLITLFDYPDDIRKAIYTTNAIESLNSVIRKAIKQRKIFPSDNSVMKVIYLAMERASAKWTMPIRNWVSALNRFAIMFPDRFRQ, encoded by the coding sequence ATGAGCGTTGACATCGATCCGGAACTCGTCGAAAAACTTGCCAGTCAAATAAAGACTCAAGATGATCTTGCCGAACTCAGTCGTCAGCTGTTGAAAGTCTCTGTTGAGCGTGTCATGGCCGCTGAACTGGAAGATCATCTTGGCTATTCCAAGCATGCGCCTGAAGGTCAAAACTCCGGAAACAGTCGCAACGGTTATTCCAAAAAAACACTCAAGGGCGACTTCGGTGAAGTCGAGGTCAAAACCCCCAGAGACCGCAACGGTGAATTTTCACCTCAGCTTATTGCCAAAGGTAAAACCCGAATCAACAAGCTGGATCAGCAGATTCTGGCTCTGTACTCCCGTGGAATGACCACCCGCGATATAGCCGATGCCCTGGAGGAAATGTATGGCGCAGACGTGTCACACAACCTGATATCCAAGGTGACTGAAGCTGTTCAAGAGGAAGTACAGAACTGGCAGAACCGCCCTCTGGAAAGCCTTTACCCCATTGTCTACCTTGACGGCATCGTCGTTAAAGTCCATCAGGATAAGCGGGTTGTCCGTAAAACCGTTTATGTCGCTCTTGGTGTTGATATTGAAGGCCAAAAGGAACTTCTCGGTCTCTGGATTGCCGAAACAGAGGGAGCCAAATTCTGGCTCTCGGTTTTAACAGAGCTTCAGAGCCGTGGCCTTGAAGATATCTTCATTGCCTGTGTTGATGGACTGTCAGGCTTCCCTGAAGCCATCAACACGGTTTATCCAAAAGCCCAGATTCAGTTGTGTATCGTCCATCAGGTTCGTAACTCTCTGAAGTATGTGTCCTACAAGGATCGTAAGGCCGTATCAACGGACCTGAAGAAGATCTACCAGTCAGCTACTGTGGACGAGGCTGAACGTGAACTGAGCGCTTTTGAGGTGACCTGGGATGATAAGTTTCCATCGATAGGTAAATCCTGGCGCAACAACTGGGATAACCTGATAACCCTGTTTGACTATCCTGATGATATCAGGAAAGCGATTTACACGACGAACGCTATAGAATCGCTGAACAGCGTGATCAGAAAAGCTATCAAGCAACGGAAGATCTTCCCATCAGATAACTCTGTGATGAAGGTGATTTATCTGGCGATGGAAAGAGCTTCAGCGAAATGGACGATGCCCATCAGGAATTGGGTATCAGCTCTGAACCGGTTTGCAATTATGTTTCCAGACCGGTTCAGGCAGTAA
- the ccmI gene encoding c-type cytochrome biogenesis protein CcmI, translating to MNFWFSAVLLIMAAIALAAVPLLVKRRKSSGTSAREANIEQFQEQQKELEAQLSQGLISPSLAAEMRAELEKKLLSDVPARRNKAKEETKEYLDVRPGVALSALLVLLIPLLTVPLYWKLGAQTELQVAEALAEPELNADSLLDTLENWQQSKPDNPQALYLLGGRYLALGRMDDSEQAYRRFYELTDSDQGAAQLAQVLYLKNNSRLDAEISQLLHEALTRNEFNTTALGMQGIAAFEQKDYAGALAAWDKAFSVETDPVARESLLTGINQAKKMLGEPMPSLRVMVSLAPELQSLPGNTRVMVFARAREGRMPLAVKPVLVSELPGEVVLDDSTAMMMGGSKLSETDLLDVVATISLSGDVMNPDYKGEVKSVRFESKEVVELLIRPAG from the coding sequence ATGAATTTCTGGTTTTCTGCCGTTTTACTGATTATGGCTGCCATTGCTCTTGCTGCAGTACCTTTGCTGGTTAAACGGCGAAAGTCGTCTGGTACGTCAGCCCGGGAAGCCAATATAGAACAGTTTCAGGAGCAACAGAAAGAGCTGGAAGCCCAACTCAGTCAAGGGCTGATTTCGCCTTCCCTGGCTGCAGAGATGCGTGCTGAGCTTGAGAAAAAACTGTTAAGTGATGTACCAGCAAGGCGCAATAAAGCAAAAGAGGAAACGAAAGAGTATCTCGACGTTCGTCCCGGTGTTGCCCTGTCGGCTCTGCTGGTGCTGTTGATTCCCCTGCTGACAGTGCCTCTTTACTGGAAGCTGGGCGCACAGACTGAACTGCAGGTGGCAGAAGCGCTGGCAGAGCCAGAGCTGAACGCGGATTCCTTGTTGGATACTCTGGAGAACTGGCAACAGAGTAAGCCTGACAACCCTCAGGCGTTGTATCTGTTGGGGGGGCGTTATCTGGCTTTGGGACGAATGGATGATTCGGAACAGGCCTACCGCCGCTTTTATGAACTTACTGACAGTGACCAGGGGGCTGCCCAGCTGGCTCAGGTACTGTATCTGAAAAACAACAGCCGGCTTGATGCTGAGATCAGTCAGTTGCTGCACGAAGCCCTGACACGCAACGAATTTAATACAACAGCCCTGGGGATGCAGGGGATTGCCGCTTTTGAACAGAAAGACTATGCTGGTGCGCTGGCAGCCTGGGATAAGGCCTTTTCTGTTGAGACCGACCCGGTGGCAAGGGAGTCGTTGCTGACCGGAATTAATCAGGCGAAAAAGATGCTGGGTGAGCCGATGCCCTCTCTCAGGGTTATGGTGTCTCTGGCGCCAGAGCTGCAGTCTTTGCCGGGCAATACCAGGGTGATGGTATTTGCCAGAGCCAGAGAAGGGCGTATGCCATTAGCTGTGAAACCTGTTCTGGTATCAGAGCTTCCCGGGGAAGTGGTGTTGGATGACAGCACAGCCATGATGATGGGTGGCAGTAAACTGTCGGAAACGGATCTGCTTGATGTGGTGGCGACAATAAGCCTTTCCGGCGACGTGATGAACCCAGATTATAAAGGTGAAGTGAAGTCTGTCCGGTTTGAAAGCAAAGAAGTGGTTGAACTGTTGATACGACCTGCCGGTTAA